The Rhodocytophaga rosea genome has a segment encoding these proteins:
- a CDS encoding SDR family oxidoreductase: MKNKVIIITGGSSGIGKACAEVFGAAGGKIAITGRNEQTLQEVAQKLSSQGIEVLPIVADVSIEQDCIRMIEETLKKFGKIDVLINNAGISMRALFNDLDLAVFKKVMDINFYGTVYATKYCLPHILQSKGSIIGISSINGYRGTPARTAYSASKYAMQGFMESLRTEVMKKGVHVLVACPGFTTSNIRNAALLADGRPQGESPREEAKMMSAEEVARHILKATQQRKRDMVLTTQGKLAVFLNKWIPGIMDTIVYNQMAKEKDSPFK, from the coding sequence ATGAAAAATAAAGTAATTATCATCACCGGCGGCTCTTCAGGAATTGGCAAGGCTTGTGCAGAAGTGTTTGGTGCCGCAGGTGGAAAAATTGCAATTACCGGACGTAATGAGCAAACTTTACAGGAAGTTGCTCAGAAACTTTCCAGCCAGGGAATTGAGGTTCTACCTATAGTGGCTGATGTGAGCATAGAACAGGATTGTATCCGGATGATAGAAGAAACGCTGAAGAAATTCGGGAAGATTGATGTGTTGATTAATAATGCTGGTATCAGCATGCGGGCTTTATTCAACGACCTGGATCTGGCAGTTTTCAAGAAGGTAATGGATATTAATTTTTATGGTACAGTGTATGCCACCAAATATTGCCTGCCGCATATTCTGCAAAGCAAAGGTTCAATTATTGGTATTTCTTCTATAAATGGTTACCGGGGCACCCCTGCCAGAACGGCTTATAGTGCTTCAAAATATGCCATGCAGGGCTTTATGGAATCTCTTCGGACGGAAGTAATGAAAAAAGGCGTACATGTTCTGGTGGCTTGCCCTGGATTTACTACGTCTAATATCCGTAATGCTGCTTTGCTGGCAGATGGCAGGCCGCAGGGAGAATCGCCGAGAGAAGAGGCAAAGATGATGAGTGCTGAAGAAGTAGCCAGACATATACTAAAAGCTACCCAGCAACGGAAACGGGATATGGTACTTACAACCCAGGGAAAACTGGCGGTTTTTCTGAACAAATGGATTCCAGGCATCATGGATACGATCGTATACAATCAGATGGCTAAAGAAAAAGATTCCCCTTTTAAATAA
- a CDS encoding acyltransferase family protein — protein sequence MQPRFSTYMPVLTSLRGIAAIWVVIYHFEAILRISGLQPITDANDSMLLLKGYVWVDFFFLLSGFIMTHVYGEQFRNGASRLQIWNYLSARLARLYPLHVFSMLVHLPLIVILYMYLEEMVPVVIPFYPWQGIPVHLFMFQSFTWNYGFTWNIPAWSIGAEWWTYMLAIGLFFLLHRKKRMNALLLSIISIMALILLVETHPKQSLDITWGPGIFRCMTEFTLGIVLYQIYLNKAVQQFIRKDISFYTAAMAVLLLMHVHLHDVLLIPFFGWIIISGAANEGRVSWFMSKAFMQAVGNISYSVYMMQGLWMNVFFIWMKYQMMTYAITDLALEVKIIMMAAMVGATILSAYITYTWVEVKGRKWMYSRLVKMFPSQKAMA from the coding sequence ATGCAACCACGTTTTTCAACTTATATGCCAGTGCTTACCTCTTTACGGGGTATAGCCGCTATCTGGGTAGTTATTTATCATTTTGAAGCTATTTTACGCATATCCGGCCTGCAACCTATTACTGATGCAAACGATTCTATGCTGTTATTAAAAGGCTACGTCTGGGTAGATTTCTTTTTTCTGCTGAGTGGCTTTATTATGACCCATGTATATGGCGAACAATTCAGAAATGGAGCCAGCCGACTTCAGATTTGGAATTATCTTTCTGCTCGGCTGGCCAGGCTGTATCCGCTTCATGTATTTTCCATGCTGGTACACTTACCGCTGATAGTGATTCTCTATATGTATCTGGAGGAGATGGTGCCTGTTGTAATACCTTTTTATCCCTGGCAGGGTATTCCGGTACATCTATTCATGTTTCAATCTTTTACCTGGAATTATGGCTTTACCTGGAATATACCAGCCTGGTCGATTGGTGCCGAATGGTGGACGTATATGTTAGCCATTGGATTATTCTTTCTGCTACACCGGAAAAAACGGATGAATGCACTACTGTTATCTATTATTTCCATCATGGCATTAATTCTACTGGTAGAAACCCATCCCAAACAAAGCCTGGATATTACCTGGGGTCCGGGCATTTTCCGCTGTATGACTGAGTTTACGCTGGGCATTGTATTATACCAGATCTACCTCAACAAGGCTGTTCAACAATTTATCCGTAAAGACATCAGCTTTTATACGGCTGCTATGGCTGTACTGCTGCTGATGCATGTTCACCTGCATGATGTGCTGTTGATACCATTTTTTGGCTGGATAATTATAAGTGGAGCTGCCAATGAGGGAAGGGTGAGCTGGTTTATGAGCAAAGCGTTTATGCAGGCAGTGGGAAATATCTCTTATTCAGTGTATATGATGCAGGGCCTATGGATGAATGTATTCTTTATATGGATGAAGTACCAGATGATGACGTATGCGATTACTGATTTAGCCCTCGAAGTAAAAATAATTATGATGGCAGCTATGGTTGGGGCTACAATTCTGTCGGCTTATATTACTTATACATGGGTAGAAGTTAAAGGCAGAAAATGGATGTACAGCCGTTTAGTGAAAATGTTTCCATCTCAGAAAGCAATGGCTTAA